The Hemibagrus wyckioides isolate EC202008001 linkage group LG15, SWU_Hwy_1.0, whole genome shotgun sequence genome window below encodes:
- the snphb gene encoding syntaphilin isoform X1 — protein MSSPVNKRSTPGTRRFNPLKALQPKWRLQQILSSPAAAPPFDYCRFIELDYTPMEAGIMVSMRQSRGFVTPRSPERHCRRSPAPVSNRDPYGNASLSSSSNSGSCKGSDCSPTSRRHMKYTSCTDNHGIKPPPPEQYLTPLQQKEVCIRHLRARLKETVERLQDRDTEIDELRTQLSRMQEDWIEEECHRVEAQLALKEARREIQQLKQVIDVVRSSLGEADSGVQKCFQDINVQNHKLETLLQSMELAQAGVAKVTEAPNGGGAVGAGPWVGEGSVGSCEGSPARSVTRSSTYTKLSEMAPPERNESGSGSDVPCCLSAEGTQDSGFVCCGEMDGGGATRAELLLEAACLSEETASLLSACSRLPHSATYEALCCGETRMLPLRCSLGRTAGREVALSISNPCLSHHHLYLHHLREQAIQTEYDSGPASAPVHGAAFGSDLDTIAEVRTFRSQACSPTSTWLSDEGDDLDSVTTESVITATTGGKGVFTETQVSTESALAQGATESAVMMTVDDSLSVLPTAKAVPETDPAKNPSPGPDYASCHVPVTPSVENRDPIPQTTQPQRVASEANISGVTVVEVNEDNDENQEEGAESTTSSGCGVPVKSYWSRHFLVDLLAVAVPVVPTVAWLCRGPRRADQPMYHIGALLRGCCTVALHSLRRGGGLRHYPAGGGGPGGINI, from the exons ATGTCTTCACCTGTCAATAAAAGATCTACGCCTGGGACCCGCAG ATTCAATCCTCTGAAGGCCCTGCAGCCCAAATGGCGCTTGCAGCAAATACTGTCCTCTCCTGCTGCAGCCCCTCC TTTTGACTATTGCAGGTTTATAGAGCTAGACTACACACCCATGGAGGCAGGCATTATGGTCTCTATGAGGCAGAGCCGAGGATTTGTGACACCCAGGTCTCCAGAGCGCCACTGTCG GCGGAGTCCAGCACCTGTCAGTAACCGTGATCCCTATGGCAATGCTTctctcagcagcagcagcaactcaGGATCATGCAAGGGGAGTGACTGCAGCCCCACCTCCAG GCGTCACATGAAGTACACGTCCTGCACGGATAATCACGGAATTAAACCACCTCCTCCTGAGCAGTACCTGACCCCTCTGCAGCAGAAAGAGGTGTGCATCAGACATCTGAGGGCAAGGCTCAAAGAGACAGTTGAACGACTGCAGGACAG AGACACCGAGATAGATGAGTTGCGGACTCAGTTGTCCCGGATGCAGGAGGATTGGATCGAGGAGGAATGCCATCGTGTTGAGGCCCAACTAGCCTTGAAGGAGGCACGTCGGGAGATCCAGCAGCTGAAGCAGGTCATTGATGTTGTACGCTCCAGCCTGGGTGAGGCAGACTCGGGAGTGCAGAAGTGCTTCCAAGACATCAATGTGCAGAACCACAAGTTGGAGACCCTGCTGCAAAGCATGGAGCTGGCACAAGCCGGAGTGGCAAAAGTTACGGAGGCCCCAAATGGAGGTGGGGCGGTGGGGGCAGGGCCGTGGGTTGGTGAGGGGTCGGTGGGCTCTTGTGAAGGCTCACCGGCCCGCTCAGTAACCCGCAGCTCTACCTACACTAAACTGAGTGAGATGGCACCACCCGAACGCAATGAAAGTGGCAGTGGCTCAGACGTGCCGTGCTGCCTGTCGGCCGAGGGTACTCAAGACAGTGGCTTTGTGTGCTGTGGGGAGATGGATGGGGGTGGAGCCACACGGGCTGAGCTGCTGCTGGAGGCTGCTTGCCTATCAGAGGAAACCGCATCGCTGCTGAGTGCTTGCTCACGCTTGCCCCACTCAGCAACATATGAGGCACTGTGCTGTGGAGAGACACGTATGTTGCCACTGCGTTGCAGCCTGGGTAGAACTGCCGGAAGAGAAGTAGCCTTGAGCATCAGCAACCCCTGCCTGTCGCATCACCACCTGTACCTGCACCACCTGCGAGAACAAGCAATTCAGACAGAATATGATTCTGGACCAGCCTCAGCCCCAGTCCATGGAGCTGCTTTTGGCTCTGACTTGGACACTATTGCTGAGGTTCGCACTTTCCGCTCTCAGGCCTGCAGCCCCACCTCCACCTGGCTGTCAGATGAGGGTGACGATCTAGACTCCGTCACCACCGAGTCCGTCATCACGGCCACAACTGGTGGGAAAGGTGTTTTCACAGAGACACAGGTCTCCACTGAGTCAGCCCTGGCGCAAGGTGCCACCGAGTCTGCTGTGATGATGACTGTTGATGATTCTTTGTCTGTGTTACCCACTGCAAAAGCTGTGCCAGAGACTGATCCTGCAAAAAATCCATCCCCAGGCCCTGACTATGCCTCCTGCCATGTGCCAGTGACACCATCAGTGGAGAACCGAGACCCCATCCCACAGACCACCCAGCCACAACGTGTAGCCTCTGAGGCCAACATCAGTGGGGTCACTGTTGTAGAGGTgaatgaggataatgatgaaaATCAAGAAGAAGGAGCAGAGAGTACAACAAGCTCTGGCTGTGGGGTGCCTGTAAAGAGCTACTGGAGCCGCCATTTTTTAGTGGATCTCTTGGCTGTGGCAGTGCCAGTGGTACCCACAGTGGCGTGGCTGTGTCGAGGCCCACGGCGTGCAGACCAGCCCATGTACCACATTGGGGCATTGCTGCGCGGTTGTTGCACTGTAGCCCTGCACTCCCTGCGCCGAGGGGGGGGTCTGCGCCATTACCCTGCAGGGGGAGGGGGGCCAGGAGGCATAAATATATGA
- the snphb gene encoding syntaphilin isoform X4, which yields MSSPVNKRSTPGTRRRSPAPVSNRDPYGNASLSSSSNSGSCKGSDCSPTSRRHMKYTSCTDNHGIKPPPPEQYLTPLQQKEVCIRHLRARLKETVERLQDRDTEIDELRTQLSRMQEDWIEEECHRVEAQLALKEARREIQQLKQVIDVVRSSLGEADSGVQKCFQDINVQNHKLETLLQSMELAQAGVAKVTEAPNGGGAVGAGPWVGEGSVGSCEGSPARSVTRSSTYTKLSEMAPPERNESGSGSDVPCCLSAEGTQDSGFVCCGEMDGGGATRAELLLEAACLSEETASLLSACSRLPHSATYEALCCGETRMLPLRCSLGRTAGREVALSISNPCLSHHHLYLHHLREQAIQTEYDSGPASAPVHGAAFGSDLDTIAEVRTFRSQACSPTSTWLSDEGDDLDSVTTESVITATTGGKGVFTETQVSTESALAQGATESAVMMTVDDSLSVLPTAKAVPETDPAKNPSPGPDYASCHVPVTPSVENRDPIPQTTQPQRVASEANISGVTVVEVNEDNDENQEEGAESTTSSGCGVPVKSYWSRHFLVDLLAVAVPVVPTVAWLCRGPRRADQPMYHIGALLRGCCTVALHSLRRGGGLRHYPAGGGGPGGINI from the exons ATGTCTTCACCTGTCAATAAAAGATCTACGCCTGGGACCCGCAG GCGGAGTCCAGCACCTGTCAGTAACCGTGATCCCTATGGCAATGCTTctctcagcagcagcagcaactcaGGATCATGCAAGGGGAGTGACTGCAGCCCCACCTCCAG GCGTCACATGAAGTACACGTCCTGCACGGATAATCACGGAATTAAACCACCTCCTCCTGAGCAGTACCTGACCCCTCTGCAGCAGAAAGAGGTGTGCATCAGACATCTGAGGGCAAGGCTCAAAGAGACAGTTGAACGACTGCAGGACAG AGACACCGAGATAGATGAGTTGCGGACTCAGTTGTCCCGGATGCAGGAGGATTGGATCGAGGAGGAATGCCATCGTGTTGAGGCCCAACTAGCCTTGAAGGAGGCACGTCGGGAGATCCAGCAGCTGAAGCAGGTCATTGATGTTGTACGCTCCAGCCTGGGTGAGGCAGACTCGGGAGTGCAGAAGTGCTTCCAAGACATCAATGTGCAGAACCACAAGTTGGAGACCCTGCTGCAAAGCATGGAGCTGGCACAAGCCGGAGTGGCAAAAGTTACGGAGGCCCCAAATGGAGGTGGGGCGGTGGGGGCAGGGCCGTGGGTTGGTGAGGGGTCGGTGGGCTCTTGTGAAGGCTCACCGGCCCGCTCAGTAACCCGCAGCTCTACCTACACTAAACTGAGTGAGATGGCACCACCCGAACGCAATGAAAGTGGCAGTGGCTCAGACGTGCCGTGCTGCCTGTCGGCCGAGGGTACTCAAGACAGTGGCTTTGTGTGCTGTGGGGAGATGGATGGGGGTGGAGCCACACGGGCTGAGCTGCTGCTGGAGGCTGCTTGCCTATCAGAGGAAACCGCATCGCTGCTGAGTGCTTGCTCACGCTTGCCCCACTCAGCAACATATGAGGCACTGTGCTGTGGAGAGACACGTATGTTGCCACTGCGTTGCAGCCTGGGTAGAACTGCCGGAAGAGAAGTAGCCTTGAGCATCAGCAACCCCTGCCTGTCGCATCACCACCTGTACCTGCACCACCTGCGAGAACAAGCAATTCAGACAGAATATGATTCTGGACCAGCCTCAGCCCCAGTCCATGGAGCTGCTTTTGGCTCTGACTTGGACACTATTGCTGAGGTTCGCACTTTCCGCTCTCAGGCCTGCAGCCCCACCTCCACCTGGCTGTCAGATGAGGGTGACGATCTAGACTCCGTCACCACCGAGTCCGTCATCACGGCCACAACTGGTGGGAAAGGTGTTTTCACAGAGACACAGGTCTCCACTGAGTCAGCCCTGGCGCAAGGTGCCACCGAGTCTGCTGTGATGATGACTGTTGATGATTCTTTGTCTGTGTTACCCACTGCAAAAGCTGTGCCAGAGACTGATCCTGCAAAAAATCCATCCCCAGGCCCTGACTATGCCTCCTGCCATGTGCCAGTGACACCATCAGTGGAGAACCGAGACCCCATCCCACAGACCACCCAGCCACAACGTGTAGCCTCTGAGGCCAACATCAGTGGGGTCACTGTTGTAGAGGTgaatgaggataatgatgaaaATCAAGAAGAAGGAGCAGAGAGTACAACAAGCTCTGGCTGTGGGGTGCCTGTAAAGAGCTACTGGAGCCGCCATTTTTTAGTGGATCTCTTGGCTGTGGCAGTGCCAGTGGTACCCACAGTGGCGTGGCTGTGTCGAGGCCCACGGCGTGCAGACCAGCCCATGTACCACATTGGGGCATTGCTGCGCGGTTGTTGCACTGTAGCCCTGCACTCCCTGCGCCGAGGGGGGGGTCTGCGCCATTACCCTGCAGGGGGAGGGGGGCCAGGAGGCATAAATATATGA
- the snphb gene encoding syntaphilin isoform X2, with protein MSSPVNKRSTPGTRSFDYCRFIELDYTPMEAGIMVSMRQSRGFVTPRSPERHCRRSPAPVSNRDPYGNASLSSSSNSGSCKGSDCSPTSRRHMKYTSCTDNHGIKPPPPEQYLTPLQQKEVCIRHLRARLKETVERLQDRDTEIDELRTQLSRMQEDWIEEECHRVEAQLALKEARREIQQLKQVIDVVRSSLGEADSGVQKCFQDINVQNHKLETLLQSMELAQAGVAKVTEAPNGGGAVGAGPWVGEGSVGSCEGSPARSVTRSSTYTKLSEMAPPERNESGSGSDVPCCLSAEGTQDSGFVCCGEMDGGGATRAELLLEAACLSEETASLLSACSRLPHSATYEALCCGETRMLPLRCSLGRTAGREVALSISNPCLSHHHLYLHHLREQAIQTEYDSGPASAPVHGAAFGSDLDTIAEVRTFRSQACSPTSTWLSDEGDDLDSVTTESVITATTGGKGVFTETQVSTESALAQGATESAVMMTVDDSLSVLPTAKAVPETDPAKNPSPGPDYASCHVPVTPSVENRDPIPQTTQPQRVASEANISGVTVVEVNEDNDENQEEGAESTTSSGCGVPVKSYWSRHFLVDLLAVAVPVVPTVAWLCRGPRRADQPMYHIGALLRGCCTVALHSLRRGGGLRHYPAGGGGPGGINI; from the exons ATGTCTTCACCTGTCAATAAAAGATCTACGCCTGGGACCCGCAG TTTTGACTATTGCAGGTTTATAGAGCTAGACTACACACCCATGGAGGCAGGCATTATGGTCTCTATGAGGCAGAGCCGAGGATTTGTGACACCCAGGTCTCCAGAGCGCCACTGTCG GCGGAGTCCAGCACCTGTCAGTAACCGTGATCCCTATGGCAATGCTTctctcagcagcagcagcaactcaGGATCATGCAAGGGGAGTGACTGCAGCCCCACCTCCAG GCGTCACATGAAGTACACGTCCTGCACGGATAATCACGGAATTAAACCACCTCCTCCTGAGCAGTACCTGACCCCTCTGCAGCAGAAAGAGGTGTGCATCAGACATCTGAGGGCAAGGCTCAAAGAGACAGTTGAACGACTGCAGGACAG AGACACCGAGATAGATGAGTTGCGGACTCAGTTGTCCCGGATGCAGGAGGATTGGATCGAGGAGGAATGCCATCGTGTTGAGGCCCAACTAGCCTTGAAGGAGGCACGTCGGGAGATCCAGCAGCTGAAGCAGGTCATTGATGTTGTACGCTCCAGCCTGGGTGAGGCAGACTCGGGAGTGCAGAAGTGCTTCCAAGACATCAATGTGCAGAACCACAAGTTGGAGACCCTGCTGCAAAGCATGGAGCTGGCACAAGCCGGAGTGGCAAAAGTTACGGAGGCCCCAAATGGAGGTGGGGCGGTGGGGGCAGGGCCGTGGGTTGGTGAGGGGTCGGTGGGCTCTTGTGAAGGCTCACCGGCCCGCTCAGTAACCCGCAGCTCTACCTACACTAAACTGAGTGAGATGGCACCACCCGAACGCAATGAAAGTGGCAGTGGCTCAGACGTGCCGTGCTGCCTGTCGGCCGAGGGTACTCAAGACAGTGGCTTTGTGTGCTGTGGGGAGATGGATGGGGGTGGAGCCACACGGGCTGAGCTGCTGCTGGAGGCTGCTTGCCTATCAGAGGAAACCGCATCGCTGCTGAGTGCTTGCTCACGCTTGCCCCACTCAGCAACATATGAGGCACTGTGCTGTGGAGAGACACGTATGTTGCCACTGCGTTGCAGCCTGGGTAGAACTGCCGGAAGAGAAGTAGCCTTGAGCATCAGCAACCCCTGCCTGTCGCATCACCACCTGTACCTGCACCACCTGCGAGAACAAGCAATTCAGACAGAATATGATTCTGGACCAGCCTCAGCCCCAGTCCATGGAGCTGCTTTTGGCTCTGACTTGGACACTATTGCTGAGGTTCGCACTTTCCGCTCTCAGGCCTGCAGCCCCACCTCCACCTGGCTGTCAGATGAGGGTGACGATCTAGACTCCGTCACCACCGAGTCCGTCATCACGGCCACAACTGGTGGGAAAGGTGTTTTCACAGAGACACAGGTCTCCACTGAGTCAGCCCTGGCGCAAGGTGCCACCGAGTCTGCTGTGATGATGACTGTTGATGATTCTTTGTCTGTGTTACCCACTGCAAAAGCTGTGCCAGAGACTGATCCTGCAAAAAATCCATCCCCAGGCCCTGACTATGCCTCCTGCCATGTGCCAGTGACACCATCAGTGGAGAACCGAGACCCCATCCCACAGACCACCCAGCCACAACGTGTAGCCTCTGAGGCCAACATCAGTGGGGTCACTGTTGTAGAGGTgaatgaggataatgatgaaaATCAAGAAGAAGGAGCAGAGAGTACAACAAGCTCTGGCTGTGGGGTGCCTGTAAAGAGCTACTGGAGCCGCCATTTTTTAGTGGATCTCTTGGCTGTGGCAGTGCCAGTGGTACCCACAGTGGCGTGGCTGTGTCGAGGCCCACGGCGTGCAGACCAGCCCATGTACCACATTGGGGCATTGCTGCGCGGTTGTTGCACTGTAGCCCTGCACTCCCTGCGCCGAGGGGGGGGTCTGCGCCATTACCCTGCAGGGGGAGGGGGGCCAGGAGGCATAAATATATGA
- the snphb gene encoding syntaphilin isoform X3, which produces MSSPVNKRSTPGTRRFNPLKALQPKWRLQQILSSPAAAPPRSPAPVSNRDPYGNASLSSSSNSGSCKGSDCSPTSRRHMKYTSCTDNHGIKPPPPEQYLTPLQQKEVCIRHLRARLKETVERLQDRDTEIDELRTQLSRMQEDWIEEECHRVEAQLALKEARREIQQLKQVIDVVRSSLGEADSGVQKCFQDINVQNHKLETLLQSMELAQAGVAKVTEAPNGGGAVGAGPWVGEGSVGSCEGSPARSVTRSSTYTKLSEMAPPERNESGSGSDVPCCLSAEGTQDSGFVCCGEMDGGGATRAELLLEAACLSEETASLLSACSRLPHSATYEALCCGETRMLPLRCSLGRTAGREVALSISNPCLSHHHLYLHHLREQAIQTEYDSGPASAPVHGAAFGSDLDTIAEVRTFRSQACSPTSTWLSDEGDDLDSVTTESVITATTGGKGVFTETQVSTESALAQGATESAVMMTVDDSLSVLPTAKAVPETDPAKNPSPGPDYASCHVPVTPSVENRDPIPQTTQPQRVASEANISGVTVVEVNEDNDENQEEGAESTTSSGCGVPVKSYWSRHFLVDLLAVAVPVVPTVAWLCRGPRRADQPMYHIGALLRGCCTVALHSLRRGGGLRHYPAGGGGPGGINI; this is translated from the exons ATGTCTTCACCTGTCAATAAAAGATCTACGCCTGGGACCCGCAG ATTCAATCCTCTGAAGGCCCTGCAGCCCAAATGGCGCTTGCAGCAAATACTGTCCTCTCCTGCTGCAGCCCCTCC GCGGAGTCCAGCACCTGTCAGTAACCGTGATCCCTATGGCAATGCTTctctcagcagcagcagcaactcaGGATCATGCAAGGGGAGTGACTGCAGCCCCACCTCCAG GCGTCACATGAAGTACACGTCCTGCACGGATAATCACGGAATTAAACCACCTCCTCCTGAGCAGTACCTGACCCCTCTGCAGCAGAAAGAGGTGTGCATCAGACATCTGAGGGCAAGGCTCAAAGAGACAGTTGAACGACTGCAGGACAG AGACACCGAGATAGATGAGTTGCGGACTCAGTTGTCCCGGATGCAGGAGGATTGGATCGAGGAGGAATGCCATCGTGTTGAGGCCCAACTAGCCTTGAAGGAGGCACGTCGGGAGATCCAGCAGCTGAAGCAGGTCATTGATGTTGTACGCTCCAGCCTGGGTGAGGCAGACTCGGGAGTGCAGAAGTGCTTCCAAGACATCAATGTGCAGAACCACAAGTTGGAGACCCTGCTGCAAAGCATGGAGCTGGCACAAGCCGGAGTGGCAAAAGTTACGGAGGCCCCAAATGGAGGTGGGGCGGTGGGGGCAGGGCCGTGGGTTGGTGAGGGGTCGGTGGGCTCTTGTGAAGGCTCACCGGCCCGCTCAGTAACCCGCAGCTCTACCTACACTAAACTGAGTGAGATGGCACCACCCGAACGCAATGAAAGTGGCAGTGGCTCAGACGTGCCGTGCTGCCTGTCGGCCGAGGGTACTCAAGACAGTGGCTTTGTGTGCTGTGGGGAGATGGATGGGGGTGGAGCCACACGGGCTGAGCTGCTGCTGGAGGCTGCTTGCCTATCAGAGGAAACCGCATCGCTGCTGAGTGCTTGCTCACGCTTGCCCCACTCAGCAACATATGAGGCACTGTGCTGTGGAGAGACACGTATGTTGCCACTGCGTTGCAGCCTGGGTAGAACTGCCGGAAGAGAAGTAGCCTTGAGCATCAGCAACCCCTGCCTGTCGCATCACCACCTGTACCTGCACCACCTGCGAGAACAAGCAATTCAGACAGAATATGATTCTGGACCAGCCTCAGCCCCAGTCCATGGAGCTGCTTTTGGCTCTGACTTGGACACTATTGCTGAGGTTCGCACTTTCCGCTCTCAGGCCTGCAGCCCCACCTCCACCTGGCTGTCAGATGAGGGTGACGATCTAGACTCCGTCACCACCGAGTCCGTCATCACGGCCACAACTGGTGGGAAAGGTGTTTTCACAGAGACACAGGTCTCCACTGAGTCAGCCCTGGCGCAAGGTGCCACCGAGTCTGCTGTGATGATGACTGTTGATGATTCTTTGTCTGTGTTACCCACTGCAAAAGCTGTGCCAGAGACTGATCCTGCAAAAAATCCATCCCCAGGCCCTGACTATGCCTCCTGCCATGTGCCAGTGACACCATCAGTGGAGAACCGAGACCCCATCCCACAGACCACCCAGCCACAACGTGTAGCCTCTGAGGCCAACATCAGTGGGGTCACTGTTGTAGAGGTgaatgaggataatgatgaaaATCAAGAAGAAGGAGCAGAGAGTACAACAAGCTCTGGCTGTGGGGTGCCTGTAAAGAGCTACTGGAGCCGCCATTTTTTAGTGGATCTCTTGGCTGTGGCAGTGCCAGTGGTACCCACAGTGGCGTGGCTGTGTCGAGGCCCACGGCGTGCAGACCAGCCCATGTACCACATTGGGGCATTGCTGCGCGGTTGTTGCACTGTAGCCCTGCACTCCCTGCGCCGAGGGGGGGGTCTGCGCCATTACCCTGCAGGGGGAGGGGGGCCAGGAGGCATAAATATATGA